The window TCATCCTGCTTATGTATGTCACGATTGTGTCCTGCGAGAACCGTGCTTGCCTTTCCCATACCATTGCAAAAACTATAATAGAAATCGCAGAAATTCATCGCAATCGCGTGTACAGCGTATGGGATCGTTCCGAGTTCGGCAACCATGCGCGTATAGACGACCATACCGATGCGCTCAAAGCCCTGCTCACTGAAGATGCCGCCGAATACGCCGAGAAATTCGCTGAGGTATTCTCGTGTTAAACGATAATTCCCCTGACTGAATATTCCCCACGTGTACAAGATCTGTACGGTCAAAATCAATGACCATACAGCTCCGCCCACCGTTCCGAGCGCTGCACCAAGCACCCCAAGTGCCGGAAATGGTCCAAGCCCAAAGATCAGAAGTGCGTTAAGCACAACGTTAACGACGTTGCCCTGTATATTGATGGACAGAACACGCATGGATTCTCCGCGTCCAAACATCACCGCCTGCATGAGTGTGGTGACGGACGTAAGAAAGACGGCAGGAAGTGTCCAAAGTCCATAGGTCATTGCATCGGCGAGATAGTCCTGCTGCGCTCCCATCCAGAGAAGAATGGAATCGAGACAGATAAAGAAGCCGATGTGTGCAAGTCCCAAGAAAACAATGACCAAGACCATTGTCTTTTTGAGAATATCGCCGTATGTATTGTGTTGATCCCGTCCGAAACGTTCCGCAATCAATATGGTCACCGCTGCGGCAACAGAGCGTGCAACGGTGAGGAGCATCATGCGCGGCTGCGTAAAGATGCTGACGGCAGCAATCGCAGCTGTTCCCAATGTTCCGACCATGATAATGTCTGCATTGCTCAGAAAAATCATGAGGACACCCTCAAGTGCGGCAGGCAGTCCGATCCGCAGGTAACTTTTATCGTAGGATGTCAGCATCACATCATCTCCCTATTTATCCCCATATTCCAATTCAACAAACTACCACAGAATGATAATTCTTGTCAATGATATGTGAATATGACTGGACAAATCGGCGGTAAACACAAAAAATCGGGGAACCGAAAGATAACGGCATCCCCGATTTTGAAATCATCAGCGATGAAGCGCACGATGCGCAATGTCCTTGCGATGATACGCATTCCTGAAGGATATTTTTTCAACTGCCGCGTAGGATTTTTTTACCGCAGATGCGATGCTCTCTCCCATGCCAACTACGCCGAGTACACGACCGCCATTCGTGACAATTTTACCATCCTGCTCCGCCGTACCCGCATGGAACACGAGCGCGCCCATTGCCTCAGCATCTGTGATCCCAAAAATTTCATCCCCTTTTTCATAGGATGTGGGATATCCACCTGCCGCGAGAACCACACAGACGGCCGCCCCGCTCTTCCAATGAATTGGGACATCCGCCAGTGTACCCTCAGAACAGGCACGCATGATCTGAACGAGATCCCCATCGAGGAGCGGCAGGACGACCTGCGTTTCAGGATCGCCAAAACGTGCATTGAATTCGACTACCTTTGGGCCGTCCTTCGTAATCATCAGACCGAGATAAAGACAGCCGCGGTAGACTCTGCCTTCGTTTGCCATAGCGGCAATCGTCGGTTTTAGGATCTCCTCCGTTGCGCGTTCGATCATCTCGTGCGTCATAACAGGTGCGGGCGCATAGGTACCCATGCCGCCCGTATTGGGGCCTCTATCTCCATCAAGAGCTCGCTTATGATCCTGCGCACTGATCATGGGACGAATGATCTTCCCGTCGGTGAAAGCAAGCAACGACGCTTCCTCCCCCTCCATAAACTCCTCGATGACGATGCGTGCACCAGCATCTCCGAAGGAACTCCCCTCCATGATCGCATCTACAGCCTCAAGAGCCTCACGCTCCGTCATGGCAACGATGACACCCTTCCCCGCAGCAAGTCCGTCCGCCTTGACAACGATTGGTGCGCCCTCTTTACGAATATACGCGCGCGCGGGTTCTGCCTCGTTAAAGACTTCATAGCGTGCCGTTGGAATCCCATACTTCTTCATGAGATCCTTCGCAAATGCCTTCGAGCCTTCAATCTCTGCTGCGTTTGCGCGGGGTCCAAACGCACAAATCCCAGCCTCCTCAAGATCGTCGACCAGTCTGTTTGTGAGAGGAATTTCCGGACCGACAACCACAAGCCCGATTTCTTTCTCCTTGGCAAATTTCAGAATCGCGTCGTTGTCTGTCACGGAGATGTTGATCTGCTTCCCCATGCCCGGATTGCCCGGGATAGCATAGATATTGTCCGTCTGCGGGCTCTCCATGAGTTTCCAATAGAGTGCGTGTTCACGCCCGCCCGATCCAATTACGAGAATGTTCACGTTATCTTCCTCATTTTTCCAACTGCCCGGCAAGATATGCATTGATTGCACTGTCATAGTCGGAGGTATGGGCAAAAGCCTCATGGGCAAGCTTCATGCGTGTCATACCATCGACTGCGCCGTCCTTTTCAATCTTCTCCGCAATTTCTGCATAACGTGCCGGATTTGTAATTACAGTGACAAATTTGAAATTCTTTGCCGCCGCACGAATCATGGCGGGACCTCCGATGTCGATCTGCTCAACTGCCTCGGCAAGTGTCACATTCGGATTTGCAACCGTCTCCTTAAACGGATAAAGATTGACGGCGACGAGGTCAATCGGTGTGATCTTCAGCTCACGCAAAGCCTTTTCATGCGTCTGATTGCCGCGAACAGCAAGAATACCTCCATGCACAAAGGGATGCAGTGTCTTGACGCGCCCATCCATGATCTCGGGGAAGCCCGTCACATCGCTGACGTAGATGACCGGGATACCTGCTTCACGGAGGGTCCTCATCGTTCCCCCCGTGGAAACGATTTCGATCCCGGCTTTATGCAGCACGCGTGCAAACTCCACTACACCGGTTTTATCGGATACACTGATCAGAGCACGTTTGATCTTCATAATAATCCTCCCCCTACGACAGGCAAAATGTGTACCTTTCGCCCTACTGTACGCAGCCTTCCTTCGACATAGAGCTTGATCGCCTCTGGAAAGATCCGATGTTCCTGCTCAAGTACACGAGCCGCAAGTGTATTCTCGGTATCGTCCTCCATCACCGGAACAACAGCCTGTAAGATAACAGGACCTGAGTCCATTCCTTCATCCACAAAGTGTACGGTACACCCGCTGACCTTCACCCCGTAAGCAAGCGCATCACGATGGGCATGTGCACCCGGAAAACTCGGTAGGAGTGCGGGATGGATGTTTAATATACGCCCTGTGTACGCATGGACAAAGACAGGGGACAGGATGCGCATGAATCCTGCAAGAATGACAAGAGTTACACCATGGGCATGCAGCTCATCCAGCATGGCACGCTCAAAGTCTGCACGCTGCGCATAATCCTGATAGATGACAGCAACGGCGGGAATTCCCTTTGCACGCGCACGCTCAAGAGCATAGGCCTCGCTCTTGTCTGCAATGACAACGGCAATTTCGGCAGGAATCTCGCCGCGCTCAACCGCCTCCATAATTGACGCGAGATTGGAACCACGTCCCGAGCAAAGAATCCCAAGCCTTTCTTCACGCATCAAAGACACCACCCTTGATGACGACTTCATGCGCCCCCTCTGTTACATGACCGATGCGGTATACTGCTTCGTTCTGCGCCTTCAAATGAGCAGTGATACACTCCGCCTCGTCCGCGGAAACGATAAGCACCATGCCGATGCCCATGTTGAACGTGCGGTACATCTCCGACCAGTCGACGTTGCCCCACTCCTGCAGCAGACGGAATACGGGCGGCATTGCCCATGCAGCTCCATCCACCACTGCCCCCATGTCATCGGGCAGTGCGCGCGGAATATTCTCGTAGAAACCGCCGCCTGTGATATGCACCATGCCGTGAATATCGAACATCCGAATGAGCGGCAGACAGATGCGCGGATAGAGGCGTGTCGGAGTCAGTAACTCCTCACCAATGGTTCGTCCGAACTCCTCCATGTACTCATCGCCCTTGAATCCCTTGTGTTCAAAGACAATTTTTCGTACGAGAGAGTATCCGTTTGAGTGCACCCCCGACGACGGCAGACCGAGCAGCACATCGCCATGTTTTACACGAGCGGGCGTAATGAGTTTGGAGCGTTCTGCAACGCCGACGGAGAATCCCGCAATATCGTATTCTCCCACGGGATAAAAACCTGCCATCTCTGCCGTTTCACCGCCAATGAGAGAGCATCCCGACTCCTTGCAGGCACGGGCAACGCCTGTAACAACCTCGGCGACTTGTGTCGGTTCAAGCTTTCCGACGGCAAGGTAGTCGAGGAAGAAAAGAGGTTCCGCGCCCTGCACGAGGATGTCGTTGACGCACATCGCAACGGCATCTTGTCCGATGGTGTCATGCTTTCCAAGCAAAAAGGCGAGGCGCAGTTTCGTTCCGACCCCATCCGTCCCGGAGACAAGTATCGGCTCTTTATAGTCCTTTGTATTGAGGGCAAACAGTCCGCCAAAGCCGCCCAGATCCCCCATCACCTCCGGACGATAGGTCGCACGAACAGCATCCTTTATCATTGAAACAGATTTGTTTCCTGCGTCAATGTCAACCCCCGCATCACGATAGGTCATTTTCTCCATCAGTTCTTATAGCCCCCTTTCACGCTGTGCAATCCGCCGCCGCTCAAGGATGATCTTATCATCCTCATCAAGGGTGGCATCCTCTTCGGGAACGGGATAGTTGTTGTTGAAACAGGCGTAACACATACGATCCGGATTGAGTGCAGGAACACATTGCCGCAGCCCTTCGATGGAGATAAAATGAAGTGAATCCGCCCCGATGAAGGCACAGATCTCCTCCACACTTTTGGTCGCGGAGATCAGTTCTTTACGAATGGATGTATCAATGCCATAGTAGCAGGGATCTGTAATCGGCGGGCTGCTGATACAGACGTGGATCTCCCGTGCACCTGCATTCCGCAACAGACGCACAATCTTACCGCTCGTTGTCCCGCGCACAATGGAGTCGTCCACCATAATGACCGACTTCCCTGCGACAACCGAGCGCACGGGGCTCAGCTTGAGCTTGACCGATGCATCGCGCTGCTTCTGTGTCGGCTGAATGAAGGTACGACCAATATAGCGATTCTTAATCAGTCCCTCGGCAAACGGAATCCCTGCCTCATATGCAAATCCCGTTGCCGCCGTTGTACCTGAATCCGGCACAGAGATGACAACATCTCCACGAAGGCCGGACTCCCGTGCCAGTACACGCCCCATCTCAAAACGCACCGCATGGACGGACTGCCCATCAATGATGGAATCCGGACGCGCAAAATAGATGTATTCAAAGATACAGGAAGCAACGTCCTTGCCGTTGGAAAAACGATAGGACTTGAGCCCGTCACTGTCGATAACAACCATCTCGCCGGGTTGTACATCACGCACAAATTCCGCACCATTGACATCCAGCGCACAGGTTTCCGAAGACAGAACCCATCCTCCATCTATTGTCCGACCAATGCAAAGCGGACGGAAGCCCTGCGGGTCACGAACGCCGATAAGCTTATCCTCTGTCATGATGCTGAGACAGAAAGCTCCGCGCACGACACTGACCGCCTCAAGAATGCGTTCCTCGATGGAGGTCTTTTGTGAACGCGCGATGAGATGAACAAACACCTCGGAGTCGATGGTTGTCTGAAAAACCGTCCCTTTGCTTTCAAGATCACGGCGGATCAGTGCCGCATTGGTAAGATCGCCGTTGTGTGCAAGAGCGAGTGCGCCGCCTGCATAGTTTACGCGCAGAGGCTGAGCATTCGCAACAAGGCTGAATCCCGTCGTCGCATAGCGGACGTGTCCAATGGCTATTTTAGCATTGTCAAGATGGGGAAGTTGATCGCGAAATACTTCGCTGACCAGCCCCATTCCCTTCTTGACATCAATCCAATAGCCATCCGTGAGTGCAATGCCCGCACTCTCCTGTCCGCGGTGTTGGAGCGCAAAAAGACCGAGATACGTCATCTCGGACACATTCTCCGCATGGGAGTAAACACCGTAGATGCCGCATTCTTCCTTCCACTTTGGCACTTTTTCGTACATTGTGCTTATGCTTCTCCCGTCAGCCTATGGAGCATTTCTTTGTAAGCGTCCTCAACATTTCCAAGGTCGCGGCGGAAACGATCCTTATCCAATTTTTCCTTTGTATCGCTGTCCCAGAAACGACAGTTGTCCGGCGAAATCTCATCCGCAAGGATGATGTTGCCGTCTGCATCCTTGCCAAACTCCAACTTGAAGTCGATGAGATCAACGCGCTTGGTCTTGAGGAACTTCGTGAGTATATCGTTGATCTTGAGTGACATTGCCTCAATCTCATCGAGTTCATCATCGGTTGCAATTTTCAACGCACGAATATGGTAGCGATTGAGCATGGGGTCGCCGAGATCATCGTTCTTATAGCAATATTCAATGATCGGGAACGGCATGGGAACCCCCTCCTCAAGACCAAGACGTTGAGCGAGTGAGCCTGCTGCAACATTGCGTATAATAACCTCAAGCGGGATGATTGTAAGTTTCTTAACAATCATTTCGCGATCGCTCGGCATGGAGATATAGTGATGTCGAATACCGTTCTTTGCAAGAAGGTCGAAAAAAAACGCCGTCATCTTGTTGTTCATGATGCCCTTATCCGCGATTGTCCCCTTCTTTGCACCGTTCCCTGCCGTTGCGTCATCCTTATAGTAAACGAGATACTCATCCGCATGATCCGTTGCATAGATGATCTTTGCCTTGCCTTCGTAAAGTGCTTCTTTCCGCTCCATGTCAGGTCTTCCTTTCCATCTCTCCGAAATCCTATCCTGTGAGAGTCTCTGCTTACAGCTGTGCAGCGACGCGATCCGCTTTTGCCTCGACATCGAGTACCATCTTTTCCCGATAGTCCATCAGTGCTTCCGCAATCGAGGAATCGTACACAGCCAGAATTTCTGCAACAAAAATGGCAGCGTTCTTTGCACCGTTGATTGCCATAGATGCGACGGGCACACCGGAAGGCATTTGGACTGTGCTGAGAAGTGCATCCATGCCGTTCAATGGCGTCGCGTTCACCGGAATGCCGATGACGGGCTTGATCGTGTAGCTTGCCACGACCCCGGCGAGATGTGCGGCTGCACCGGCAGCAACAATGAATGCTGCGAAATCCTTGTTATGGTCGGCCTCCATGACAAAATCCCGTACAATGGAAGGCGTACGGTGCGCCGAGGCGACCTTAACTACAGGCTCTATGCCAAACTGTTTCAGGAGCTCTACCGCCGGCTTTAAGATTGGCCAGTCGGAATCGCTTCCCATGAGGACTGCTACCTTCATTTTACCATCTCCTTGGCTTCTATGATAACGAGATTTTAGAATCCTGTCAATAGAACGAACAAAGGACTGCTGCACACAAGTACAGCAGTCCTTTGTTTTGATGTGTTTAATTTTCCTCCACGGTATCATGAAGCGGCTCACCAAATGTGAGCGTATCCAGAAGGTCGATGAGCTGGTTGATCTCAGGTTTTGAAACCTGTCCGGACGCTCCGAGGCTCTCCCCTTTGCGTCTCATTTCTTCGCTGATGAGAGATGAGAAGAGAACGAGAGGAACTTCGCCCAGACGATTGTCCTCACGCACGAGCTTCAGCAGACGATGACCGTCCATCTTCGGCATCTCAACATCGGAGATAATGATGCGTACATGATTCTCGATCGGACCGTTCTTGCGTGCAAGATCCTGCAAGTAATCCCATGCATCCTGCCCGTTGCCAAAGTCGCGGATAAACTTGTAACCTGCTTCATGCAACGTGTTCACAAGGAGGTCACGCAGCATCTTGGAGTCCTCCGCAACCACGATGTGAGCCGTGCCGCGCCGTGTCTTGGCATCCTGTGTCGCCTCTGTGACTGTGGTAAGCTTCTGGTTGATCTCAGGATTGATCTCGGCGATGATGTTCTCGAAGTCAAGAAGGAGGACGATGCGATCCTCCATCTTGATGATACCGACAACACGCGAGCCCTCACCGACGTTCGGCGCAGGCTCCATATTCTTCCACGAGATGCGGTGAATACGATAGACGCTGCCGACAAGGAAGCCGATATCGTAGTTGTTGATCTCTGTGACAATGATGTTCTGAAGCTCGTCATGCGTTTGGAGATTGAGGCAACGCGCCATATTGACCAACGGAATTGCTTTGCCGCGCAAGGTAAAGAGCCCATCGACATAAGGGTGCGCTTCGGGCATCGCCGTGACCGGTGCGCGTGTAATGACTTCGCGCACCTTTGCAACATTGATGCCGTAGTTCACCTTTCCAATGCTGAACTCGACGATCTCAAATTCGTTCGTTCCTGTCTCAAGCAGGATACCTTTTTTCTCTTCTGTAACCGTCTCTGCCATTTATCTCTCTCCCCCATGCTCGTAAACATTGTTTGCTATGCTCTCTATTCGCTCTCCAGGAAAAAAATCCTGCCTATTTTGATAAAAAACTAAGACTTTTTGTTTTCCTCGGATAAATATGTCCATCCATCGCGCTGCTCGATGAGCCCTTCCTTGAGCAGCCGACCAAGTGCACGTTTGAACGCTGCCTTACTGATATGAAAACGATCCTGGATGACCTCCGATGATGTAGCATCCGAATACGGCATCTTTCCGTCATGATTTTTCAGAAGCGTGAGGATGTGATCGGCATCTTCCAAGCGCGCCACTTCTTTTGGGGGGCGCAGAGAGGCATTCAGCCGCCCGTCCTCCCGCAGATACGTCACACGCATTTCGACAGTCTCGCCCACGCGTGGACGTTTGGGGATTTCGTGGTGATCAATGAAGGCGATATAACGTTCCTCGGTAAAGAGGAATACACCACGTTCGGTGATGTTATAGACGGTTCCCTTTAGGCGGTCTCCTACGCGTACATTTTCGGCGGGGCGCGATGCGCGGCGCAGCTCATCCTCGACTTCCATCGTTACCGCAAGGCGGCCGGATTTGTCCGTGTATAGCTTTGCCCAAACGGTCTCCCCGATCTGCGGCCGCCCACGCATTCCTGCGTACGGGAGGAAGATGCCACGTTCCGCTCCGACATCGAGAAACGCACCTTCCTTCGTGACGTTGATGACACGCAGTCGTGCAACCTGCCCTTCTCTCATGCGTGGCGTACGCATACTTGCGGTAAGGCGTCGCTTTGGGTCGAGATAGAGAAAGACACGAACACGGTCACCGATCTTGACGGGGGCTGTCTGCTGAACACGATGCAGCAGAATATCATCATTGGTGTTTCCGGTTTCCGCATCCAAGAATACGCCAAGTTCGCTCTCCCGCACGGCTGTAAGCTCTGCGACCTGACTCGGACCATATTTGCACGGGCGTCGGTTATGTTCGGCTCCGCGTGTTCTTTCCTGCATTGTTTCTATTCCTCGTACGGCGTCAGCTTTGCATCGCCCCACAGGCGCTCCAATGCGTAGTACTCACGCGCATCCTGTTGGAAGATATGTGCAACGGTATCACCGTAGTCGAGCAGAATCCACTCGCCCTCACGATAACCTTCTTTGTGCAGGAAAGAAATCCCTGCATCCTCCATTTTTTCCTCGATGTTATCCGCAATCGCACGCACCTGTGTTGCAGTATTTGCCGAACAGATGACAAAGTAATCATTGGTCGACATGAGATCGATCATATCCATTTGCACAATATCTCGTGCTTTTTTTTCATCTGCCGCCGCGCAAATGACACGGCATTTTTCCTGCTCTGTCAAGCTGTTTCCTCCTGTTACTCAGAACCCGCCTCCGGCGGGAAAAGTTCATGAATAATTTCATCCGTTGCCGCACGATCCATAATCCAAACGGTATCATCATTCCGCGAGAAATCCCCCGGCAACATGATCGTGCGCGGCGGCTCAATGCTCAGCTTCCGAATGACATTGCCGATGTGTACGGAG of the Selenomonas dianae genome contains:
- a CDS encoding chemotaxis protein, with protein sequence MAETVTEEKKGILLETGTNEFEIVEFSIGKVNYGINVAKVREVITRAPVTAMPEAHPYVDGLFTLRGKAIPLVNMARCLNLQTHDELQNIIVTEINNYDIGFLVGSVYRIHRISWKNMEPAPNVGEGSRVVGIIKMEDRIVLLLDFENIIAEINPEINQKLTTVTEATQDAKTRRGTAHIVVAEDSKMLRDLLVNTLHEAGYKFIRDFGNGQDAWDYLQDLARKNGPIENHVRIIISDVEMPKMDGHRLLKLVREDNRLGEVPLVLFSSLISEEMRRKGESLGASGQVSKPEINQLIDLLDTLTFGEPLHDTVEEN
- the purD gene encoding phosphoribosylamine--glycine ligase, encoding MNILVIGSGGREHALYWKLMESPQTDNIYAIPGNPGMGKQINISVTDNDAILKFAKEKEIGLVVVGPEIPLTNRLVDDLEEAGICAFGPRANAAEIEGSKAFAKDLMKKYGIPTARYEVFNEAEPARAYIRKEGAPIVVKADGLAAGKGVIVAMTEREALEAVDAIMEGSSFGDAGARIVIEEFMEGEEASLLAFTDGKIIRPMISAQDHKRALDGDRGPNTGGMGTYAPAPVMTHEMIERATEEILKPTIAAMANEGRVYRGCLYLGLMITKDGPKVVEFNARFGDPETQVVLPLLDGDLVQIMRACSEGTLADVPIHWKSGAAVCVVLAAGGYPTSYEKGDEIFGITDAEAMGALVFHAGTAEQDGKIVTNGGRVLGVVGMGESIASAVKKSYAAVEKISFRNAYHRKDIAHRALHR
- the purE gene encoding 5-(carboxyamino)imidazole ribonucleotide mutase translates to MKVAVLMGSDSDWPILKPAVELLKQFGIEPVVKVASAHRTPSIVRDFVMEADHNKDFAAFIVAAGAAAHLAGVVASYTIKPVIGIPVNATPLNGMDALLSTVQMPSGVPVASMAINGAKNAAIFVAEILAVYDSSIAEALMDYREKMVLDVEAKADRVAAQL
- a CDS encoding CvfB family protein translates to MQERTRGAEHNRRPCKYGPSQVAELTAVRESELGVFLDAETGNTNDDILLHRVQQTAPVKIGDRVRVFLYLDPKRRLTASMRTPRMREGQVARLRVINVTKEGAFLDVGAERGIFLPYAGMRGRPQIGETVWAKLYTDKSGRLAVTMEVEDELRRASRPAENVRVGDRLKGTVYNITERGVFLFTEERYIAFIDHHEIPKRPRVGETVEMRVTYLREDGRLNASLRPPKEVARLEDADHILTLLKNHDGKMPYSDATSSEVIQDRFHISKAAFKRALGRLLKEGLIEQRDGWTYLSEENKKS
- the purF gene encoding amidophosphoribosyltransferase, encoding MYEKVPKWKEECGIYGVYSHAENVSEMTYLGLFALQHRGQESAGIALTDGYWIDVKKGMGLVSEVFRDQLPHLDNAKIAIGHVRYATTGFSLVANAQPLRVNYAGGALALAHNGDLTNAALIRRDLESKGTVFQTTIDSEVFVHLIARSQKTSIEERILEAVSVVRGAFCLSIMTEDKLIGVRDPQGFRPLCIGRTIDGGWVLSSETCALDVNGAEFVRDVQPGEMVVIDSDGLKSYRFSNGKDVASCIFEYIYFARPDSIIDGQSVHAVRFEMGRVLARESGLRGDVVISVPDSGTTAATGFAYEAGIPFAEGLIKNRYIGRTFIQPTQKQRDASVKLKLSPVRSVVAGKSVIMVDDSIVRGTTSGKIVRLLRNAGAREIHVCISSPPITDPCYYGIDTSIRKELISATKSVEEICAFIGADSLHFISIEGLRQCVPALNPDRMCYACFNNNYPVPEEDATLDEDDKIILERRRIAQRERGL
- a CDS encoding MATE family efflux transporter, with the protein product MLTSYDKSYLRIGLPAALEGVLMIFLSNADIIMVGTLGTAAIAAVSIFTQPRMMLLTVARSVAAAVTILIAERFGRDQHNTYGDILKKTMVLVIVFLGLAHIGFFICLDSILLWMGAQQDYLADAMTYGLWTLPAVFLTSVTTLMQAVMFGRGESMRVLSINIQGNVVNVVLNALLIFGLGPFPALGVLGAALGTVGGAVWSLILTVQILYTWGIFSQGNYRLTREYLSEFLGVFGGIFSEQGFERIGMVVYTRMVAELGTIPYAVHAIAMNFCDFYYSFCNGMGKASTVLAGHNRDIHKQDEWRCYLWRGMRWSLIFSAAAFLITFLLREEIFGIYAHDSALMPLGSLIIAYVAIVSFPEAYQMVCAGILRASGKTTQVAAYSFVSITVLRPIITYIFLYELNMGLEGAWMSLVLDQTMRAACAALLLRRVYQTKNDNGSLHLC
- the purC gene encoding phosphoribosylaminoimidazolesuccinocarboxamide synthase, which gives rise to MERKEALYEGKAKIIYATDHADEYLVYYKDDATAGNGAKKGTIADKGIMNNKMTAFFFDLLAKNGIRHHYISMPSDREMIVKKLTIIPLEVIIRNVAAGSLAQRLGLEEGVPMPFPIIEYCYKNDDLGDPMLNRYHIRALKIATDDELDEIEAMSLKINDILTKFLKTKRVDLIDFKLEFGKDADGNIILADEISPDNCRFWDSDTKEKLDKDRFRRDLGNVEDAYKEMLHRLTGEA
- the rsfS gene encoding ribosome silencing factor, translated to MTEQEKCRVICAAADEKKARDIVQMDMIDLMSTNDYFVICSANTATQVRAIADNIEEKMEDAGISFLHKEGYREGEWILLDYGDTVAHIFQQDAREYYALERLWGDAKLTPYEE
- a CDS encoding IMP cyclohydrolase encodes the protein MKIKRALISVSDKTGVVEFARVLHKAGIEIVSTGGTMRTLREAGIPVIYVSDVTGFPEIMDGRVKTLHPFVHGGILAVRGNQTHEKALRELKITPIDLVAVNLYPFKETVANPNVTLAEAVEQIDIGGPAMIRAAAKNFKFVTVITNPARYAEIAEKIEKDGAVDGMTRMKLAHEAFAHTSDYDSAINAYLAGQLEK
- the purN gene encoding phosphoribosylglycinamide formyltransferase encodes the protein MREERLGILCSGRGSNLASIMEAVERGEIPAEIAVVIADKSEAYALERARAKGIPAVAVIYQDYAQRADFERAMLDELHAHGVTLVILAGFMRILSPVFVHAYTGRILNIHPALLPSFPGAHAHRDALAYGVKVSGCTVHFVDEGMDSGPVILQAVVPVMEDDTENTLAARVLEQEHRIFPEAIKLYVEGRLRTVGRKVHILPVVGGGLL
- the purM gene encoding phosphoribosylformylglycinamidine cyclo-ligase — protein: MEKMTYRDAGVDIDAGNKSVSMIKDAVRATYRPEVMGDLGGFGGLFALNTKDYKEPILVSGTDGVGTKLRLAFLLGKHDTIGQDAVAMCVNDILVQGAEPLFFLDYLAVGKLEPTQVAEVVTGVARACKESGCSLIGGETAEMAGFYPVGEYDIAGFSVGVAERSKLITPARVKHGDVLLGLPSSGVHSNGYSLVRKIVFEHKGFKGDEYMEEFGRTIGEELLTPTRLYPRICLPLIRMFDIHGMVHITGGGFYENIPRALPDDMGAVVDGAAWAMPPVFRLLQEWGNVDWSEMYRTFNMGIGMVLIVSADEAECITAHLKAQNEAVYRIGHVTEGAHEVVIKGGVFDA